A genome region from Panicum virgatum strain AP13 chromosome 4K, P.virgatum_v5, whole genome shotgun sequence includes the following:
- the LOC120704151 gene encoding fructose-1,6-bisphosphatase, chloroplastic-like → MPLSSLSSHLILRHHPPRSLPPTSNRPPPHLRLLLAPFTRRRAFVCQPLAAATDDMAAAAAAAASPPTLLEHMGQAGAAADLTVLVAHIQSACKRIAALVASPGNAELSRAKAAGGGAVAAGRDAPKPLDELSNDIILSSVKSSGKVAVLASEENDQPIWISDDGPYVVVTDPLDGSRNIEVSIPTGTIFGIYNRLVELDHLPLEERAQLNSLQSGTRLVAAGYVLYSSATILCISFGAGIHAFTLDWSTGEFILTHPSLQIPPRGQIYSVNDARYFDWPEGLRKYIDTIRQGKGQHPKKYSARYVCSLVADFHRTLIYGGVAMNPRDHLRLVYEANPLSFLAEQAGGRGSDGKNRILSIQPVKLHQRLPLFLGSMEDMLELESYGDVQQKVNPGYEV, encoded by the exons ATGCCGTTATCGTCTCTCTCCTCCCACCTCATCCTCCGCCACCACCCGCCGCGCTCGCTCCCGCCAACTTCAAACCGCCCGCCGCcacacctccgcctcctcctcgctccgTTCACACGCCGCCGCGCCTTCGTCTGCCAGCCGCTCGCCGCGGCCACAGACGACAtggctgctgcggcggccgcggcggcgtcgcccccCACGCTGCTCGAGCACatgggccaggccggcgcgGCCGCTGACCTCACCGTCCTCGTGGCACACATCCAGAGCGCGTGCAAGCGCATCGCTGCCCTCGTGGCGTCCCCCGGCAACGCCGAGCTGTCGCGGGCCAAGGCGGCGGGGGGCGGGGCTGTGGCGGCCGGCCGCGACGCACCTAAGCCGCTCGACGAATTGTCG AATGATATCATCTTGTCATCGGTCAAAAGTTCTGGAAAGGTTGCAGTGCTTGCATCCGAAGAAAACGATCAGCCCATTTGGATATCCGATGACGGTCCATATGTTGTTGTTACCGATCCGCTTGATGGTTCTCGTAACATTGAGGTCTCCATACCTACGGGAACAATATTTGGGATATATAATAGGCTGGTGGAGCTCGACCATCTGCCTTTGGAGGAGAGGGCTCAGCTCAATTCGCTGCAAAGTGGAACTCGCCTTGTCGCTGCTGGGTATGTCCTTTACTCATCTGCCACCATCTTGTGCATCAGCTTCGGTGCAGGTATTCATGCCTTTACATTGGATTGGTCAACTGGAGAATTCATTCTTACACATCCGTCACTCCAAATACCGCCTAGAG GACAAATATATTCCGTGAATGATGCACGGTATTTTGATTGGCCTGAGGGCCTAAGGAAGTACATTGACACAATCAGACAAGGCAAAGGACAGCACCCGAAGAAGTACTCAGCACGCTACGTTTGCTCACTGGTTGCTGATTTCCACCGGACGCTCATATATGGTGGAGTAGCTATGAACCCAAGGGATCATCTGCGGTTGGTTTATGAGGCGAATCCTCTCAGTTTCCTTGCTGAGCAGGCTGGTGGTAGAGGGTCAGATGGCAAGAACAGAATCCTCTCGATTCAGCCTGTGAAGCTGCACCAGAGGTTGCCATTGTTCTTGGGGAGCATGGAGGACATGCTTGAGTTGGAAAGCTATGGGGATGTCCAACAGAAGGTTAATCCTGGATATGAAGTTTAG
- the LOC120704152 gene encoding vacuolar-sorting receptor 6-like — MMARRASWLAGLVAVLLWLVVAVRGRFVVEKSSVRVLAPEHIRGHHDAAIGNFGVPDYGGTLTGVVIYPDKKATGCAEFDTKFKSRSRRPVILLLDRGECYFALKAWNAQRAGAAAVLIADSVDEQLLTMDSPEASPGTEYIDKINIPSALVNRAFGESLKRMARAVAAGGAGGEEVVVKLDWRESMPHPDERVEYELWTNSNDECGARCDEQAEFVRGFRGHAQLLERGGYARFTPHYITWYCPEAFRLTQQCKSQCINHGRYCAPDPEQDFGAGYDGKDVVVENLRQLCVHRVANESGRPWTWWDYVMDYKIRCSMKEKKYTKTCAEDVVTALGLDLKKVLECMGDPEADAENAVLSKEQEDQIGSGSRGDVTILPTLVINNVQYRGKLERTAVLKAVCAGFKEGTEPRVCLSPDIETNQCLHRNGGCWRDKATNVTACRDTYRGRVCECPIVNGVRYEGDGYTDCQAVGPGRCALNNGGCWSETRGQQTFSACSETALTGCRCPPGFHGDGHKCEDLDECREKLACTCPDCHCKNTWGNYECTCKGNQLYIRGEDVCIANSMSKLGWFITLVAVACVAGVGIAGYVFYKYRLRSYMDSEIMSIMSQYMPLDNQNNENQPLRQHDSEALRH, encoded by the exons ATGATGGCGAGGCGCGCGTCGTGGCTCGCCGGCCTTGTGGCggtgctgctgtggctggtcGTGGCGGTGCGCGGCAGGTTCGTGGTGGAGAAGAGCAGCGTGCGGGTGCTGGCGCCGGAGCACATCCGGGGCCACCACGACGCGGCCATCGGCAACTTCGGCGTGCCGGACTACGGCGGCACGCTCACCGGCGTCGTCATCTACCCGGACAAGAAGGCCACCGGCTGCGCCGAGTTCGACACCAAGTTCAAGTCCAGgtcccgccgcccggtcatCCTCCTGCTTGATCGTGGAG AATGCTACTTCGCGCTCAAGGCGTGGAACGCGcagcgcgcgggcgcggcggcggtgctgatcGCCGACAGCGTGGACGAGCAGCTGCTGACGATGGACAGCCCGGAGGCGTCCCCGGGCACGGAGTACATCGACAAGATCAACATCCCGTCGGCGTTGGTGAACCGCGCGTTCGGCGAGTCCCTGAAGCGGATGGCGCgggcggtggccgccggcggcgccggcggcgaggaggtggtggtgaagCTGGACTGGCGCGAGTCGATGCCGCACCCCGACGAGCGCGTCGAGTACGAGCTCTGGACCAACAGCAACGACGAGTGCGGCGCCCGCTGCGACGAGCAGGCGGAGTTCGTGCGCGGCTTCCGGGGGCACGCGCAGCTCCTCGAGCGCGGCGGGTACGCGCGCTTCACGCCGCACTACATCACCTGGTACTGCCCCGAGGCCTTCCGCCTCACGCAGCAGTGCAAGTCCCAGTGCATCAACCACGGCAG GTACTGCGCGCCGGACCCGGAGCAGGACTTCGGGGCGGGGTACGACGGCAAGGACGTGGTGGTGGAGAACCTGCGGCAGCTGTGCGTGCACCGCGTCGCCAACGAGAGCGGCCGGCCATGGACGTGGTGGGACTACGTCATGGACTACAAGATCCGCTGCTCCATGAAGGAGAAGAAGTACACCAAGACCTGCGCCGAGGACGTGGTCACCGCGCTCG GGTTGGATCTGAAGAAGGTGCTCGAGTGCATGGGCGACCCCGAGGCCGACGCCGAGAACGCCGTGCTGTCCAAGGAGCAGGAGGACCAG ATCGGCAGCGGATCGCGCGGCGACGTGACCATCCTGCCCACCCTGGTCATCAACAACGTCCAGTACAGAG GGAAGCTGGAGAGGACGGCGGTGCTCAAGGCCGTTTGCGCCGGCTTCAAGGAGGGGACGGAGCCTCGAGTCTGCCTCAGCCCCG ACATCGAGACGAACCAGTGCCTGCACAGGAACGGCGGGTgctggcgcgacaaggccaCCAACGTCACGGCCTGCCGGGACACGTACCGGGGCCGCGTCTGCGAGTGCCCCATCGTCAACGGTGTCCGCTACGAGGGCGACGGCTACACCGACTGCCAAG CGGTCGGGCCGGGGAGGTGCGCGCTGAACAACGGCGGGTGCTGGTCGGAGACGAGAGGGCAGCAGACCTTCTCCGCCTGCTCG GAGACCGCGCTGACCGGGTGCCGGTGCCCGCCGGGGTTCCACGGCGACGGCCACAAATGCGAAG ACCTGGACGAGTGCAGGGAGAAGCTGGCGTGCACCTGCCCGGACTGCCACTGCAAGAACACCTGGGGCAACTACGAGTGCACGTGCAAGGGCAACCAGCTCTACATCCGGGGCGAGGACGTCTGCATAG CCAACAGCATGTCGAAGCTCGGCTGGTTCATCACTCTCGTCGCCGTCGCGTGCGTCGCCGGCGTCGGGATCGCCGGCTACGTATTCTACAAGTACAGGCTCAGG TCGTACATGGACTCGGAGATCATGTCCATCATGTCCCAGTACATGCCGCTGGACAACCAGAACAACGAGAACCAGCCGCTGCGGCAGCACGATTCAGAAGCTCTGAG GCACTGA
- the LOC120704153 gene encoding translation initiation factor IF-2-like, translating into MRGIGAAAAAARRRTTISSSSYAPAFSSFSGIGGGDGGFGRGRGRGLPPSGPPRAPGRPISDDDGADPFSAATPVGRGRGEPVAPSSPNIPSSFAAFSGVGRGRGRGSPPPPPTEPEDAPKQPASTKPFDDAPPRRDPEPPSPEASSSSSPPLPHALPFAGAGRGVPRIQPPPVDKPPEENRFIRRREAAKQAAAGPPSAPGPQQPKLSGPEAVKRALELLGGGGGGRGGRSDEDGGGRGGGGRGFRGRGGRGRGRGGRRSRDDGRSVDVDDRQAIYLGDNADGERLEKKLGEDKMKILEQAFTEAADNALPHPMEDAYLEACHTNNMIEFEPQYHVNFANPDIDEKPPMSLEEMLQKVKPFIVAYEGIQNQEEWEEAVKDVMARAPHMKELIDMYSGPDVVTAKQQEEELQRVANTLPANIPSSVKRFTDKTLLSLKNNPGWGFDKKCQFMDKFTRMVSEQYK; encoded by the exons ATGCGAGggatcggcgccgccgccgccgccgccaggcggCGCActaccatctcctcctcctcctacgcccccgccttctcctccttctccggcatcggcggcggggacggaggtttcgggcgcgggcgcgggcgcggcctgcCGCCCTCCGGCCCGCCGCGCGCTCCCGGGAGGCCCATttccgacgacgacggcgcggaTCCCTTCTCCGCCGCGACACCcgtcggccgcggccgcggggagCCCGTGGCCCCCTCCTCTCCCAACATCCCATCATCCTTCGCCGCGTTCTCTGgcgtcggccgcggccgcggccgcggatcgccgccgccgccgcccaccgagcCCGAGGACGCCCCCAAGCAGCCGGCCTCCACCAAGCCCTTCGACGACGCCCCTCCGCGCCGCGATCCGGAGCCGCCGAGCCCCGAGGCCTCGTcctcttcctcgccgccgctgccgcacgcgctcccgttcgccggcgccggccgcggcgtgcCGCGGATTCAGCCACCGCCGGTGGATAAGCCTCCGGAGGAGAACCGCTTCATCCGGCGCCGCGAGGCGGCGAAGCAGGCGGCCGCCGGGCCGCCCTCGGCTCCCGGCCCGCAGCAACCGAAGCTGTCAGGTCCGGAGGCCGTGAAGCGCGCGTTGGAGCTCctgggaggcggcggtggaggccgcggcggccgcagtGACGAAGATGGCGGAGGGCGCGGTGGCGGGGGCCGCGGCttccgtggccgcggcggccgcggtcgcGGGAGAGGGGGCCGCCGCTCGCGCGACGACGGTCGTTCTGTTGATGTGGATGATCGGCAAGCGATCTACTTGGGGGACAACGCCGACGGCGAGAGGCTAGAGAAGAAGCTTGGCGAGGACAAGATGAAGATTCTGGAGCAAGCGTTTACGGAGGCGGCAGATAATGCGCTGCCACATCCTATGGAAGATGCGTACCTCGAGGCTTGTCACACAAACAACATG ATCGAGTTTGAACCACAGTACCATGTGAATTTTGCTAACCCTGATATTGATGAGAAACCACCAATGTCATTGGAGGAGATGCTTCAGAAGGTGAAGCCCTTCATAGTTGCGTATGAGGGCATCCAGAACCAGGAAGAATGGGAG GAAGCTGTGAAAGATGTAATGGCTAGAGCACCCCATATGAAAGAGCTCATAGATATGTACAGCGGCCCTGATGTTGTTACTGCAAAACAACAAGAAGAGGAGCTGCAAAGAGTTGCTAACACTCTCCCTGCAAACATCCCTTCTTCAGTAAAGCGGTTTACTGACAAAACTCTCCTCTCTCTTAAG AACAATCCTGGGTGGGGTTTTGACAAGAAATGCCAATTCATGGACAAGTTCACTCGAATGGTTTCAGAGCAATACAAGTAG
- the LOC120704154 gene encoding myb family transcription factor IPN2-like isoform X2 has protein sequence MFPSSKKQPNTGAASSNDRPMCVQGDSGGLVLTTDPKPRLRWTAELHDRFVDAVAQLGGPDKATPKTIMRVMGVKGLTLYHLKSHLQKFRLGKQHKEFGDHTGMEMQRNVASSSGVMGRTMNDRSVNVNEALRIQMEVQRRLHGELEVQKHLQMRVEAQGKYMQSIVEKAYQALGSSDCATWPAVYRSLGNQAAVLDIGGSTSFSSSLQDLHFYGGSSSSSHMDQLLQQMERPMDSFLTLGESFIGSSADKKGPNHCISSGGKSSMMMWAGEEQQPQPKSGAYQLQMEGGIDVMDPITGLYEGAMSGDSMGSKGFEGSSSKLEMKSPPQQAPAAVGSQRVRI, from the exons ATGTTCCCCTCCTCCAAGAAGCAGCCCAACACTGGCGCTGCGAGCTCGAATGATCGGCCTATGTGCGTGCAAGGCGACTCCGGCGGTCTCGTCCTCACCACCGACCCCAAGCCCCGCCTCCGGTGGACCGCCGAGCTCCATGACCGCTTCGTCGACGCCGTCGCCCAGCTCGGAGGCCCGGACA AGGCAACTCCAAAGACTATCATGAGGGTTATGGGAGTCAAGGGCCTCACCCTCTACCATCTCAAGAGTCACCTGCAA AAATTCAGGCTAGGCAAGCAGCACAAGGAGTTTGGGGATCATACAG GAATGGAGATGCAACGTAACGTGGCCTCTTCTTCAGGCGTGATGGGAAGAACCATGAACGA CCGAAGCGTGAACGTGAACGAGGCCCTAAGGATCCAGATGGAAGTCCAGAGAAGGCTCCATGGAGAACTAGAG GTGCAGAAGCACCTCCAGATGAGGGTTGAAGCCCAGGGGAAGTACATGCAGTCCATCGTGGAGAAAGCATACCAAGCTCTGGGGTCCAGCGACTGCGCCACGTGGCCCGCGGTGTACAGATCCCTAGGCAACCAGGCCGCCGTCCTTGACATTGGCGGCTCCACGAGCTTCTCTTCTTCCCTCCAGGACCTGCACTTCTATggaggaagcagcagcagcagccacatgGACCAGCTGCTGCAGCAGATGGAGCGGCCAATGGATAGCTTCTTGACGTTGGGCGAGAGCTTCATAGGCTCGTCAGCAGACAAGAAGGGCCCTAACCACTGCATCAGCTCCGGTGGCAAGAGCTCGATGATGATGTGGGCCGGCGaggagcagcagccgcagccgaAGAGCGGCGCCTATCAGCTCCAGATGGAGGGCGGCATCGATGTCATGGACCCGATCACCGGCCTGTATGAGGGTGCCATGTCAGGCGACTCCATGGGCAGTAAGGGTTTCGAGGGCTCGAGCTCCAAGCTTGAGATGAAGTCGCCTCCACAACAAGCACCAGCTGCTGTAGGAAGTCAGAGGGTACGTATATAG
- the LOC120704154 gene encoding myb family transcription factor IPN2-like isoform X1, whose product MFPSSKKQPNTGAASSNDRPMCVQGDSGGLVLTTDPKPRLRWTAELHDRFVDAVAQLGGPDKATPKTIMRVMGVKGLTLYHLKSHLQKFRLGKQHKEFGDHTGMEMQRNVASSSGVMGRTMNDRSVNVNEALRIQMEVQRRLHGELEGHAISFSTKVKGDRAVNELCCMHDMQVQKHLQMRVEAQGKYMQSIVEKAYQALGSSDCATWPAVYRSLGNQAAVLDIGGSTSFSSSLQDLHFYGGSSSSSHMDQLLQQMERPMDSFLTLGESFIGSSADKKGPNHCISSGGKSSMMMWAGEEQQPQPKSGAYQLQMEGGIDVMDPITGLYEGAMSGDSMGSKGFEGSSSKLEMKSPPQQAPAAVGSQRVRI is encoded by the exons ATGTTCCCCTCCTCCAAGAAGCAGCCCAACACTGGCGCTGCGAGCTCGAATGATCGGCCTATGTGCGTGCAAGGCGACTCCGGCGGTCTCGTCCTCACCACCGACCCCAAGCCCCGCCTCCGGTGGACCGCCGAGCTCCATGACCGCTTCGTCGACGCCGTCGCCCAGCTCGGAGGCCCGGACA AGGCAACTCCAAAGACTATCATGAGGGTTATGGGAGTCAAGGGCCTCACCCTCTACCATCTCAAGAGTCACCTGCAA AAATTCAGGCTAGGCAAGCAGCACAAGGAGTTTGGGGATCATACAG GAATGGAGATGCAACGTAACGTGGCCTCTTCTTCAGGCGTGATGGGAAGAACCATGAACGA CCGAAGCGTGAACGTGAACGAGGCCCTAAGGATCCAGATGGAAGTCCAGAGAAGGCTCCATGGAGAACTAGAG GGGCATGCAATTTCTTTCAGCACAAAAGTAAAAGGAGATCGAGCAGTGAACGAACTTTGTTGCATGCATGACATGCAGGTGCAGAAGCACCTCCAGATGAGGGTTGAAGCCCAGGGGAAGTACATGCAGTCCATCGTGGAGAAAGCATACCAAGCTCTGGGGTCCAGCGACTGCGCCACGTGGCCCGCGGTGTACAGATCCCTAGGCAACCAGGCCGCCGTCCTTGACATTGGCGGCTCCACGAGCTTCTCTTCTTCCCTCCAGGACCTGCACTTCTATggaggaagcagcagcagcagccacatgGACCAGCTGCTGCAGCAGATGGAGCGGCCAATGGATAGCTTCTTGACGTTGGGCGAGAGCTTCATAGGCTCGTCAGCAGACAAGAAGGGCCCTAACCACTGCATCAGCTCCGGTGGCAAGAGCTCGATGATGATGTGGGCCGGCGaggagcagcagccgcagccgaAGAGCGGCGCCTATCAGCTCCAGATGGAGGGCGGCATCGATGTCATGGACCCGATCACCGGCCTGTATGAGGGTGCCATGTCAGGCGACTCCATGGGCAGTAAGGGTTTCGAGGGCTCGAGCTCCAAGCTTGAGATGAAGTCGCCTCCACAACAAGCACCAGCTGCTGTAGGAAGTCAGAGGGTACGTATATAG
- the LOC120704155 gene encoding ALA-interacting subunit 3-like, whose translation MSSHAAGTSNGGSGDAAAAAAAAGAARRNTRMPKYSKFTQQELPACKPILTPKWVVSVFFIVGVIFVPIGVVSLLAARDVVEIIDRYDEACVPANMTDNKLAYIQNETISKECIRNLTVMKDMKQPIFVYYELDNFYQNHRRYVKSRNDAQLRDKRKANQTSACEPEKTTANGQPIVPCGLIAWSLFNDTYSFTRGIKNLTVDKKDISWKSDREHKFGKDVFPSNFQNGALKGGATLNPLIPLSEQEDLIVWMRTAALPTFRKLYGRIYFDLKENDTITVRLSNNYNTYSFGGKKKLVLSTATWLGGKTDFLGFAYLIVGGLCIFLAFAFTLLYFIKPRKLGDHNYLSWNRHPAGR comes from the exons ATGAGCAGCCACGCGGCAGGGACCAGCAACGGCGGATCCGgggacgcggccgccgccgccgccgccgcgggcgcggccagGAGGAACACTCGGATGCCCAAGT ACTCCAAGTTCACACAGCAGGAGCTGCCAGCTTGTAAGCCAATTCTTACTCCAAAATGG GTTGTCTCGGTGTTCTTTATCGTCGGTGTCATCTTTGTTCCCATCGGTGTTGTTTCATTGCTAGCTGCACGAGAT GTTGTTGAGATTATTGATCGCTACGATGAGGCGTGTGTGCCAGCCAACATGACTGATAACAAGCTTGCTTACATCCAGAATGAAACCATATCCAAAGAATGCATAAGGAATCTAACG GTTATGAAGGATATGAAGCAGCCAATATTTGTGTATTATGAACTCGATAACTTCTACCAGAACCACAGGAG GTATGTTAAGAGCCGAAATGATGCACAGCTAAGAGATAAGCGTAAAGCTAACCAGACATCTGCTTGTGAACCTGAGAAGACCACGGCTAATGGACAACCAATTGTTCCTTGTGGTCTCATTGCTTGGAGCTTGTTTAATGATACATATAGTTTCACTCGTGGTATTAAGAACTTGACAGTGGACAAGAAAGATATTTCCTGGAAGAGTGATAGGGAGCACAAATTCGGCAAAGATGTTTTTCCAAGCAACTTCCAGAATGGTGCACTTAAAGGTGGAGCAACACTTAACCCATTGATCCCG TTAAGCGAGCAAGAGGACCTCATCGTTTGGATGAGGACTGCAGCACTTCCTACTTTCAGAAAATTGTATGGGAGGATATACTTTGACCTCAAGGAGAATGACACGATAACAGTGAGATTGAGTAACAACTACAATACATATAGCTTCGGCGGCAAGAAAAAGCTGGTCCTATCGACTGCAACTTGGCTCGGAGGGAAGACTGATTTTCTTGGCTTTGCATACCTTATAGTTGGTGGGCTCTGCATTTTCCTGGCATTCGCATTCACCTTGCTGTACTTCATAAAACCAAG